A stretch of the Lactuca sativa cultivar Salinas chromosome 9, Lsat_Salinas_v11, whole genome shotgun sequence genome encodes the following:
- the LOC111902061 gene encoding histidine kinase CKI1, which translates to MCLRAALIKQKGATQEAERKSMNQNVAFVTASHDIRASLAGIAGLLEMSINEVDQRSELAKNLKLVQICSGDLYGILNSILDTSKIEAGKMELEEKEFDLTKVVEGVVELFYPVGLKKGVDVILDASLTKYSHHVKGDEGRLKQILSNLLSNAIKFTSEGNVSVRAWARKRGLQYTHDEESTGGCCCLLFRTEARIDEFHEHDPNSMEFVFEVDDTGKGIPKEKQASIFENYVQVKETSPAIEGTGLGLGIVQSLVRLMGGEISIVDKVVGEKGTCFRFNVVFKVCVSDLSEDDKTVKSSPPSSSSIVVLFISSDERRKMAQKFIAAQGIKVLAVKNIGQLSESLRKIRRQEEEQNRSSSDLSLSFGYLNWPTPIPTSNGVGVPLSALDGTDVSPTPQRNKNNNQTAGRRVPNFILLVIDTTRVDFNELCKAVAEFRKDSKNACSRIVWLGSKCIQLQGLDQKKLPPSDIIIPMPLHGSRLHSLIHLLPEFGAPPHANHHQITKQEEETENSSSPLRGKKVLVAEDDSLQQMIAKKILLKLGVSFEMCRNGKEAFTMVSKGLSHQTNLGASHILPYEYIFMDCQMPEMDGCEATRLIRVKEKEYGVHIPIIGLTAHAEGQELNKFIEAGININISKPITEQKILKAIQELHRRK; encoded by the exons ATGTGCCTAAGAGCTGCTCTTATAAAACAGAAGGGAGCAACACAAGAAGCAGAAAGAAAGAGCATGAATCAGAATGTTGCATTTGTTACTGCCAGCCATGATATCCGTGCTTCATTAGCAGGCATTGCTGGATTGTTAGAGATGTCCATCAACGAGGTCGATCAACGATCAGAATTAGCTAAAAACTTGAAACTTGTGCAGATATGTTCAGGAGATCTTTATG GTATACTCAACTCTATTCTTGATACAAGTAAAATAGAAGCTGGGAAGATGGAGCTAGAAGAAAAAGAGTTCGACTTGACAAAAGTAGTTGAGGGTGTGGTTGAGTTGTTCTATCCTGTTGGTCTGAAAAAAGGAGTGGATGTGATTTTGGATGCTTCGTTGACCAAATATTCTCATCATGTCAAAGGGGATGAAGGCAGGCTTAAACAGATATTGTCCAACTTACTCAGCAATGCTATCAAATTTACCTCAGAGGGTAATGTGTCTGTCCGTGCTTGGGCCAGGAAGCGTGGATTACAGTATACACATGATGAAGAATCTACAGGAGGATGCTGCTGCTTACTTTTCAGAACCGAAGCGCGTATAGATGAATTCCATGAACACGATCCTAATTCCATGGAATTCGTATTTGAAGTCGACGATACTGGAAAAGGTATTCCCAAAGAGAAACAAGCGTCTATCTTTGAAAACTATGTGCAGGTCAAAGAAACGAGTCCTGCAATTGAAGGAACTGGCTTAGGCCTTGGAATCGTCCAGTCTCTG GTACGATTGATGGGCGGAGAGATAAGCATAGTTGACAAGGTAGTGGGCGAAAAGGGCACATGCTTCAGGTTCAATGTTGTGTTCAAGGTTTGTGTATCTGATCTCAGTGAAGACGACAAGACTGTGAAAAgctctcctccttcttcttcttctatagtTGTTCTCTTCATTAGCAGTGATGAAAGGCGAAAGATGGCACAAAAATTTATAGCAGCGCAAGGAATTAAAGTtttagcagtgaaaaacataggACAACTATCAGAAAGTCTCCGGAAGATTAGACGACAAGAAGAGGAGCAGAACAGATCATCGTCTGATTTAAGTTTAAGTTTTGGGTATCTCAACTGGCCCACACCCATACCAACATCAAATGGAGTTGGAGTTCCTTTAAGCGCATTGGATGGGACTGATGTGTCGCCGACCCCACAAAGgaataaaaataataatcaaaCAGCTGGTCGTCGTGTACCAAATTTCATATTGCTTGTGATCGATACAACGCGGGTTGACTTCAATGAGCTATGCAAAGCAGTTGCTGAATTCAGAAAAGACTCCAAGAATGCCTGTTCTAGAATCGTCTGGTTAGGTTCTAAGTGCATTCAACTCCAAGGCCTCGACCAGAAGAAGCTTCCCCCCTCTGACATCATCATACCCATGCCGCTCCATGGCTCACGTCTACACTCGTTGATACATCTTCTTCCAGAATTTGGGGCACCACCACATGCAAATCATCACCAAATCACAAAACAAGAAGAAGAAACTGAAAATAGCAGCAGCCCTTTGAGAGGGAAAAAAGTGTTGGTGGCAGAAGATGATTCTCTGCAGCAGATGATAGCCAAGAAGATCCTTTTGAAGCTTGGCGTGAGTTTTGAGATGTGCAGAAACGGGAAAGAAGCTTTCACCATGGTCTCCAAAGGGCTAAGTCATCAAACAAATCTCGGAGCTTCACATATTCTGCCGTATGAATATATCTTTATGGATTGTCAG aTGCCGGAGATGGATGGTTGTGAAGCAACAAGACTGATACGAGTTAAGGAGAAAGAATATGGTGTGCACATCCCAATCATTGGATTAACAGCACATGCAGAGGGCCAAGAACTAAACAAGTTTATTGAAGCGGGAATTAACATTAATATATCCAAACCAATAACCGAGCAGAAGATATTAAAAGCGATTCAAGAACTCCACAGAAGAAAATGA